A window of the Canis lupus baileyi chromosome 8, mCanLup2.hap1, whole genome shotgun sequence genome harbors these coding sequences:
- the FOXL3 gene encoding forkhead box L3 — MFDSSQYPYNCFNYDADDYPAGSSDEEKRLTRPAYSYIALIAMAIQQSPSGRVTLSGIYDFIMRKFPYYRANQRAWQNSIRHNLSLNSCFVKVPRTEGHEKGKGNYWTFAGGCESLLDLFENGNYRRRRRRRGPKREGAGEARAGDNEGPPGSQEPAPRPRQPPAPASPAAPGKEEPRGIKFSIDYILSSPDPFPGLKCPLGLQDGRNPRLEAQQMNLHVWTI; from the exons ATGTTTGACAGCTCGCAGTATCCCTACAATTGCTTCAACTACGACGCCGACGACTACCCAGCCGGCAGCTCCGACGAGGAGAAGCGGCTCACCCGGCCCGCGTACAG CTACATCGCGCTGATCGCCATGGCCATTCAGCAGAGCCCCTCGGGCAGGGTGACGCTGTCCGGCATCTACGACTTCATCATGCGCAAGTTCCCCTACTACCGAGCCAACCAGCGCGCGTGGCAAAACTCCATCCGCCACAACCTGTCCCTCAATAGCTGCTTCGTCAAG GTGCCTCGGACCGAGGGCCACGAGAAAGGCAAGGGCAACTACTGGACGTTCGCAGGCGGCTGCGAGTCGCTGCTGGACCTCTTCGAGAACGGCAACTACCGGCGGCGCAGGCGGCGCAGGGGCCCCAAGCGGGAAGGGGCCGGGGAGGCGCGCGCGGGGGACAACGAGGGGCCTCCGGGGTCGCAGGagccagccccccgcccccgccagcccccggcccccgccagCCCAGCCGCTCCGGGGAAGGAGGAGCCCAGGGGCATCAAGTTCAGCATTGACTACATCCTGTCCTCCCCAGACCCGTTTCCTGGGCTCAAGTGTCCCCTGGGCCTGCAGGACGGCAGGAACCCCCGGCTGGAGGCCCAGCAAATGAACCTCCACGTTTGGACAATATGA